The following are encoded together in the Ranitomeya imitator isolate aRanImi1 chromosome 4, aRanImi1.pri, whole genome shotgun sequence genome:
- the LOC138676007 gene encoding uncharacterized protein: MSTNEQDCVRALIEMYRSLPCLWKIKSKDYSNRYMKREAYEKLVAVYREYHPTETVDENIVRKKIQALRTVFKKEVNKVENSKKSGAGTEEVYVPRLWYYDLMAFTRDQEIPRPCQTVTSLCEPSPEDILPESPDDHVPLQQRETTEANNVQSPQSSSSPSVEEQTCPLRPSRKRKSTAATPVDLLAVANSILSKHVTTKLSPFASLVEERLNRLDDTQRSHAERIMFDVMNAAAAGKLCDTSTLSIDVRQPSAHFYWGHQQEPMHSTPVRRPGPHNSQFRTPPAPPSFGDLSQGPPMATHHYSEMDTYYQNL, from the exons atgtctacaaatgagcaggactgtgttcgggcactcatagagatgtaccgctccctgccctgtttgtggaagataaaatctaaggattatagcaaccgttacatgaagagagaagcgtatgagaagctggtggccgtctacagggagtatcatcccacagagaccgtggatgaaaacattgtgaggaaaaagatccaggctctccgcacagttttcaaaaaagaggtcaacaaagtggaaaattctaagaagtctggggccggaactgaggaagtctatgtgcccaggctgtggtattacgacctgatggcattcactagagaccaagaaatccctcgcccgtgccagactgtgactagcctttgtgagccatcgcccgaagatatcctgcctgagtctcctgacgaccat gtgcctctgcaacagcgggaaacaacggaagcgaacaatgtccagtcccctcagtcctccagtagcccgtctgtcgaggagcagacatgtccactgcgcccatctagaaaaagaaaatcaacagcagccacacctgtggatctcctggcagtggccaacagcatcttgtccaagcacgtcacaaccaaactctccccattcgcatccttggttgaggaacgtttaaacagactggatgatacccaaagatctcacgcggagagaataatgtttgacgttatgaacgcggcagccgcaggaaaactatgcgacacatcaacattgagcattgacgtccgtcagcccagtgcccatttttattggggacaccaacaggagcccatgcacagcactcctgtccgcagacctgggccacataattctcagttccggacaccacctgcacccccttcttttggtgacttatcacaaggacctcctatggccacgcaccactacagtgagatggacacttactaccaaaatttgtag